Proteins co-encoded in one Vicia villosa cultivar HV-30 ecotype Madison, WI unplaced genomic scaffold, Vvil1.0 ctg.001844F_1_1_1, whole genome shotgun sequence genomic window:
- the LOC131636849 gene encoding uncharacterized protein LOC131636849, whose translation MVAGRNDDAIAEALRMLAGSIGQIPQANAGNRNGDDDEYRALGRFQRNNPPVFEGEHEPDKAQAWLKAIEKIFRVMNCTDAQRVQFGTHMLEKEAEDWWNNTLQRFEEDGTEVTWDLFRDVFLENYFPEDCRGKKEVEFLELKQGNGTVAVYAAKFQELIKYCPHYNTANAERSKCLKFVNGLRHDIKKAIGYQQITRFTELVNKSRIYDEDSRESASIYKSLKGKNQDRGKPYDDKRKQAGLARIQVGEDLLIHLSASNVVLRVIKLLSARRRLPLVSSVESMVI comes from the coding sequence ATGGTTGCAGGCaggaatgatgatgctattgctgaggcattgaggatgttggctggcTCCATTGGTCAGATTCCTCAAGCGAATGCTGGTAATCgaaatggagatgatgatgagtaccgtgctttagggagattccagaggaacaatcctcctgttTTTGAAGGTGAACATGAACctgataaagctcaagcttggctgaaggcgattgagaagatcttCAGAGTTATGAACTGTACTGATGCTCAGAgggtgcagtttggtactcatatgctggaaaaggaagctgaagATTGGTGGAACAACACTCTTCAGAGGTTTGAAGAAGATGGCACTGAggttacttgggatcttttccgtgatgtcttcttggagaactattttcctgaagattgtcgtgggaagaaagaggtggagttccttgagttgaagcaaggaaatggtacaGTTGCTGTTTATGCTGCTAAGTTTCAAGaacttatcaagtattgtccccACTATAATACTGCTAATGCTGAGAGATCTaaatgtttgaagtttgtgaatggattgaggcatgatatcaagaaggctattggttaccaacagattacccgttttactgagttggttaacaagagtcggatttatgatgaggatagtagagaGAGTGCCTCTATCTACAAGAGTTTGAAAGGAAAGAATCAGgatcgtgggaaaccgtatgatgacaaGAGGAAACAAGCTGGTTTGGCAAGAATCCAAGTTGGGGAGGATCTTCTAATTCACCtaagtgcttcaaatgtggtaTTGAGGGTCATAAAGCTGCTGAGTGCAAGAAGGAGGTTACcacttgtttcaagtgtggaaAGTATGGTCATATAG